From Brassica oleracea var. oleracea cultivar TO1000 chromosome C3, BOL, whole genome shotgun sequence, a single genomic window includes:
- the LOC106329439 gene encoding uncharacterized protein LOC106329439 (The sequence of the model RefSeq protein was modified relative to this genomic sequence to represent the inferred CDS: added 83 bases not found in genome assembly) — MADVTRAPRTKDFGSTSIQCPMLSPTNYTVWSMRMKVLLRVHEVWDTIEPGSDDQKKNDVAIALLFQSVPETLILQVGEQTASKEIWNAIKSRHLGADRVREARLQTLMTEFDRLKMDDADTVDDFAGKISGLSSKATSLGENIEESKMVKKFLKGLPRHKYIQIVASLEQVLDLNSTGFEDIVGRLKAYEERVGEETQKEDQGKLMFSNNEEHSQRGYENSRGRGRGRNGRGRGRGRSHSHVEHKVPPRMRPEPCEATHMLPPTRS, encoded by the coding sequence ATGGCTGACGTGACTAGGGCTCCACGCACGAAGGACTTTGGATCTACATCCATCCAATGTCCGATGTTGTCACCGACAAACTACACAGTTTGGTCGATGAGGATGAAGGTTCTACTACGTGTTCATGAAGTGTGGGACACAATCGAACCCGGTTCAGATGATCAAAAGAAGAACGATGTTGCGATAGCTCTTTTGTTTCAATCTGTTCCAGAGACTTTGATTCTCCAGGTGGGAGAACAAACCGCATCAAAAGAGATCTGGAATGCCATCAAGTCGCGACACCTAGGAGCTGATCGTGTAAGGGAGGCGAGACTTCAGACGTTGATGACGGAGTTTGATAGGTTGAAGATGGATGATGCAGATACGGTCGATGACTTCGCGGGGAAGATATCGGGCCTATCATCCAAAGCAACCTCGTTGGGAGAAAACATAGAAGAATCCAAGATGGTCAAGAAGTTCTTGAAGGGTCTTCCAAGACACAAGTATATCCAGATCGTAGCATCACTTGAGCAAGTCCTAGATCTCAACTCGACGGGGTTTGAAGACATAGTTGGAAGGCTTAAGGCGTACGAGGAGCGTGTAGGAGAAGAAACTCAGAAAGAAGACCAAGGGAAACTGATGTTTTCGAACAATGAAGAGCATAGTCAGAGGGGCTATGAGAATTCCCGTGGTAGAGGAAGAGGACGGAACGGTAGAGGCAGAGGTCGAGGTAGGTCACACA
- the LOC106329585 gene encoding extradiol ring-cleavage dioxygenase-like, translating into MCTAGRAGNGDWSSPPNTVLRNSTIHDLYGFPDPMYKLKYEAPGAIELGKRVKELLMGEGGMKRVDEDKNRGLDHGAWVPLMLMYPEADIPVCQLSVQSSQSGTYHYNMGKALAPLKDEGVLIIGSGSATHNLRKLDFNITNGSAVPWALAFDHWLRDSLLQGRAAGKQESIRQTAGSCLVRPARFNQRKRQLCATMS; encoded by the exons ATGTGTACCGCGGGACGCGCGGG AAATGGCGATTGGTCATCTCCGCCAAACACTGTTCTCCGCAATTCCACCATCCACGACTTATATGGCTTCCCTGATCCCATGTACAAG CTGAAATATGAAGCACCTGGAGCTATTGAATTGGGGAAGAGGGTAAAAGAATTGTTAATGGGAGAAGGAGGAATGAAACGTGTTGATGAAGATAAAAACAGAGGACTGGATCATGGAGCTTGGGTTCCTCTTATGCTGATGTATCCAGAGGCGGACATACCTGTTTGCCAGCTCTCTGTTCAATCATCTCAAAGTGGGACTTACCATTACAACATGGGCAAAGCATTGGCTCCACTTAAAGACGAAGGTGTTCTTATCATTGGATCAGGAAGTGCCACTCACAACTTGAGGAAGCTTGACTTTAATATAACTAATGGCTCAGCTGTTCCTTGGGCTTTAGCGTTTGATCATTGGCTCAGAGATTCTCTTCTTCAAGGAAG GGCAGCTGGGAAACAGGAGAGCATAAGACAGACTGCTGGATCATGTTTGGTCCGTCCTGCTCGTTTTAACCAAAGAAAAAGACAGTTATGTGCAACAATGTCTTAA
- the LOC106330669 gene encoding LOW QUALITY PROTEIN: cation/H(+) antiporter 12-like (The sequence of the model RefSeq protein was modified relative to this genomic sequence to represent the inferred CDS: inserted 3 bases in 2 codons; substituted 1 base at 1 genomic stop codon) — MFMNTTTYIEDCRPLLFNISSNGIWENLKSPDVIFGYSLPLMEIQILLIFTSVVMAHMFLRCIGISHIASYMIAGLIMGPQLFDLREKSTWKLSLDPIMNGNGPLRSFSACGFMMFTFLMSLRTSRRVVFNNGPLPVVIGILTFIVPLVVGLCFRNVLDDNINPHYMPPKKALAERTVIIATQSSIILPTITYFLSELNILNSEFGRLALSASVINDILGVSFIVLAYSLGTYKNMSHSTAYIDLIAVIIFFLLVFFVVKPAAEWIVQETPENKPVANIYVHAVTLTVLGSAVYTTVFHMXVLGPVMIGLVIPEGPPLGSALEAKYEKLTLNVFLPISIAFSTMRCDITRIVYELDDILYNIFLMVLTIALKLVAGIAPCLXCKLPLKEXAVSILLSCKSFPEIFFYESTLDDQYMSQATYSFLILYTLLNSGIVPVVIRSLYDPKRKYIGSSFAISIGYQKRNIFSLKPNSDLRILTCVQKPGNISRAISFIQLFSSPNQEFPIIVTVLHLVKLVGQIVPILISHDKKSKQLINNSYIHTVNLAFSQLMQESFDSESVAMFTALSHEKLMHEDICMLALDQTTSMIVVPSGRTWTIHGEFMSDDVAIRRLNISLLERSPCSIGILVDRGQFMRKDKRKDYINVCAIFIGGKDDREALSLVNRMKHNPKVQVAVIRLMSNQETESTNWDYILDHEVIKELKDPESNKNIAYTERILTGGPEVATTVRLLSEEYDLMVVGRNHGMSSPDFSGLLEWMEFPELGVIGDLLAVRDLRSSVSVLIVQQRHQA; from the exons ATGTTCATGAATACGACGACCTACATCGAGGATTGCCGACCCTTGTTGTTTAACATCTCTTCCAATGGAATATGGGAGAATTTAAAGTCGCCCGATGTGATTTTTGGGTATTCTTTGCCACTCATGGAGATTCAGATATTACTTATCTTTACATCGGTGGTCATGGCTCACATGTTCCTCAGATGCATTGGCATTTCCCACATCGCTTCCTATATGATA GCTGGTCTGATTATGGGACCTCAGCTATTCGATCTGAGGGAGAAGTCAACATGGAAACTATCGTTGGATCCTATTATGAATGGAAATGGACCGTTAAGAAGCTTCTCAGCATGCGGCTTCATGATGTTTACATTCCTCATGTCCTTACGGACCAGTCGGCGAGTTGTTTTCAACAACGGACCATTGCCCGTTGTTATTGGGATCTTGACTTTCATAGTTCCTTTGGTTGTAGGGCTCTGTTTTCGAAACGTCCTCGATGACAACATAAACCCTCACTACATGCCCCCGAAAAAAGCCCTCGCGGAGCGCACTGTGATCATTGCAACACAATCTTCGATAATCTTGCCCACCATCACCTATTTCTTGTCGGAACTCAATATTCTAAACTCGGAGTTTGGTCGGCTTGCATTGTCAGCATCTGTTATCAACGATATCCTTGGCGTTTCTTTCATTGTACTTGCGTATTCTTTGGGAACATACAAAAACATGTCACACTCAACAGCCTACATTGACCTTATCGCGGTGATCATCTTTTTTCTCCTCGTCTTTTTTGTTGTAAAGCCGGCCGCAGAATGGATAGTACAAGAAACACCAGAAAACAAACCTGTGGCGAATATATATGTGCATGCTGTAACTTTAACCGTATTGGGTTCTGCCGTTTACACCACGGTCTTCCATA ACGTCCTTGGACCAGTCATGATCGGCCTCGTTATACCAGAAGGTCCACCTTTAGGATCCGCCTTAGAAGCCAAGTATGAGAAGCTCACGTTAAACGTGTTCTTGCCAATCTCGATTGCATTCAGTACAATGCGATGTGATATTACGAGGATTGTGTACGAGCTAGATGACATATTATACAATATCTTTCTAATGGTGCTGACAATCGCTTTGAAACTGGTTGCCGGTATTGCACCTTGCTTGTAGTGCAAGTTACCTCTCAAGGA TGCTGTTTCCATCCTCTTGAGCTGCAAGAGTTTCCCAGAAATTTTTTTCTATGAATCTACATTAGATGAT CAGTATATGTCACAAGCAACATACTCTTTCTTGATATTATATACGTTATTAAACTCTGGGATTGTCCCAGTAGTTATAAGAAGTCTGTATGATCCGAAGCGGAAGTACATTG GTTCTTCTTTTGCCATCTCTATTGGTTACCAAAAAAGGAACATCTTCAGTTTGAAACCAAACTCCGATCTTCGTATTCTTACTTGTGTGCAAAAACCTGGGAATATCTCTAGGGCCATTTCATTTATCCAATTATTTTCCTCGCCGAACCAAGAATTCCCCATCATTGTCACGGTTCTTCACCTCGTGAAGCTAGTGGGTCAGATCGTACCGATCTTGATCTCGCACGACAAGAAGTCGAAACAACTGATCAATAACTCCTACATCCATACCGTAAACCTTGCCTTCAGCCAGTTGATGCAAGAGAGCTTTGATTCAGAAAGTGTGGCCATGTTCACAGCCCTCTCGCATGAGAAATTAATGCACGAAGACATCTGCATGCTCGCACTAGACCAGACAACATCGATGATTGTCGTCCCGTCTGGAAGAACATGGACCATTCATGGGGAGTTCATGTCAGACGATGTGGCCATAAGGCGTCTCAATATCTCTCTACTCGAACGTTCGCCATGTTCTATTGGGATACTCGTGGATCGTGGACAGTTCATGCGTAAAGACAAGAGAAAGGACTACATCAATGTATGTGCGATATTTATTGGAGGTAAAGACGATCGTGAGGCATTATCGCTGGTGAATAGGATGAAACATAACCCAAAGGTCCAAGTTGCTGTGATTCGACTAATGTCTAACCAAGAAACAGAGTCGACAAATTGGGATTACATTCTTGATCATGAGGTTATCAAAGAATTGAAGGATCCAGAGTCAAACAAAAATATTGCATATACAGAGAGGATACTGACCGGTGGTCCTGAAGTGGCTACCACGGTTCGGTTGCTTTCAGAAGAGTATGATCTTATGGTTGTTGGAAGAAATCATGGAATGTCGTCACCGGACTTTTCAGGACTGTTAGAGTGGATGGAATTTCCGGAGTTAGGTGTCATCGGAGATTTGTTGGCGGTTAGAGATCTTAGATCTAGCGTCTCTGTTTTGATAGTTCAACAACGACATCAAGCATAA
- the LOC106330668 gene encoding uncharacterized protein LOC106330668: protein MGVDLDDIKPSSITLTGFNGSSETILGTIHLPVRACGVTRTVKFAVVRTKAPYHAILGTPWIHSMQAIPSTYHQCVKFPGTDGKIKTLRGDQKAARELLVATVKLQRSSLLVNSISPPTYKACSQEGEVLELPIDDSDPSRTARIGAYLSEDMQRSVLNFLKANVSTFAWSMSDMKGFDPAITTHELNVDPAFKPIQQKRRKLGPDRSKAVNEEVERLLGAGSIAEVR from the coding sequence ATGGGAGTCGATCTCGACGACATAAAACCATCCTCCATAACATTAACCGGCTTCAACGGATCCTCCGAAACAATACTGGGAACAATCCACCTTCCGGTACGCGCATGTGGAGTCACTCGAACTGTCAAGTTTGCCGTTGTAAGAACGAAGGCCCCTTACCACGCTATACTCGGAACCCCCTGGATACACTCAATGCAGGCCATTCCATCTACTTATCACCAGTGTGTCAAGTTCCCCGGTACGGACGGAAAAATCAAAACACTGCGAGGAGATCAAAAAGCCGCTAGGGAACTCCTAGTCGCCACAGTTAAACTCCAACGATCGTCTTTATTGGTTAACTCCATTTCTCCTCCAACCTATAAAGCCTGCTCCCAGGAAGGTGAAGTTCTCGAGTTACCTATTGACGATTCCGATCCAAGCCGGACCGCAAGGATTGGTGCGTATCTGTCTGAAGATATGCAGCGGTCAGTTCTCAACTTTCTCAAGGCGAATGTGTCCACATTCGCGTGGTCCATGTCAGACATGAAAGGATTTGATCCGGCCATAACAACTCACGAACTAAACGTCGACCCGGCATTCAAGCCTATCCAGCAGAAGCGACGCAAGCTCGGTCCCGACAGGTCAAAGGCTGTAAACGAAGAGGTCGAGCGGTTGCTCGGTGCTGGCTCAATTGCTGAGGTGCGCTAA